In Callospermophilus lateralis isolate mCalLat2 chromosome 18, mCalLat2.hap1, whole genome shotgun sequence, one DNA window encodes the following:
- the Apoc2 gene encoding apolipoprotein C-II, translating into MGTRFLLALCLVLLVLSCEIQGLPQDEPASPPLLAQVKESLSSYWGTAKAAAQGLYEKTYLNDMDEKIRDLYSKGSAAMSTYAGIFTDQLLTLLKGE; encoded by the exons ATGGGCACGCGATTCCTCCTGGCTCTGTGCCTGGTCCTCCTGGTGCTGAGCTGTG AGATCCAGGGGCTCCCGCAAGATGAGCCTGCCAGCCCGCCTCTGCTGGCCCAGGTGAAGGAGTCGCTCTCCAGCTACTGGGGCACTGCCAAGGCAGCTGCCCAGGGCCTGTACGAGAAGACATACCTGAATGACATGGACGAGAAAATCAG GGACTTGTACAGCAAGGGCTCGGCAGCCATGAGCACCTACGCAGGCATCTTCACTGACCAGCTCCTCACTCTGCTGAAGGGAGAGTAG